A region from the Gymnogyps californianus isolate 813 chromosome 14, ASM1813914v2, whole genome shotgun sequence genome encodes:
- the LOC127021896 gene encoding LOW QUALITY PROTEIN: protocadherin alpha-2-like (The sequence of the model RefSeq protein was modified relative to this genomic sequence to represent the inferred CDS: inserted 3 bases in 3 codons) codes for MAEEREPRTGNSLPCEIIRFVLLPGLRGGVAASVCSCVEKGPQCVYVSLLLQAGWALGVGQVRYSVPEEAKAGTVVGRLAQDLGLEAGEAEAWRLRLVAQGRRASVEVSGASGALVVSSRLDREELCGKSAPCALRLEVLVERPLRVFHVELEVTDINDNAPLFPAXRKNLTLPENSPPGSRFPLEGASDADIGANAQLSYTLSPSEHFRVEEENSRSKSLFLVLAKSLDRETMPVHRLVLTASDGGRPSLTGTMELVISVLDVNDNAPQFNQSVYNVVLPENALEGTLVALVSATDTDLGIYGEVIYEIDTFVPPSASDVFSIDTNSGEIRLTGALDFETVAFYNLHVKAKDKGTPPLSGHCSVELEVVDVNDNAPEVWVTSLSVPVPEDASVGTVVALLSVSDRDSGANGRVRCAVWPPAPFGLVARFAGSYSLVLREALDRERVSEYEVEVRAEDGGXPPLRGSRGVRVPVSDVNDNAPAFAQAVYTVLARENNAAGAELARLWARDADEAGNGRVRYSVAEGVGGGAGAGGGWRAASSYVSVDAESGRVWALRPLDYEEVQVLEFEVRAVDAGEPPLCGNATVQLFVVDENDNAPALLPAPGVGPGPGASGWSSSGPGSGALWAWAAWGAPAGQVVAKVRAVDADSGYNAWLRYELWEPRGKGPFRVGLYSGEVSTARALEEADGPRQRLVIVVRDHGEPARSATATLSVSLVEGAEAALAAAGSSSSSSSSGAGLRPAEGGAASASATNVWLVVAICAVSSVFVLAVVLYGASRWSPRAAXGVGPGPATLVCASEVGSWSYSQRQSRSLCVADGAGKSDLMVFSPNFRRRPAPRQRTVLLGRGRLSPHLPQAW; via the exons ATGGCAGAAGAGCGCGAACCAAG AACCGGCAACTCACTACCGTGTGAAATCATCCGTTTCGTGTTGCTGCCTGGCCTGCGTGGCGGGGTAGCAGCAAGTGTCTGTAGTTGTGTAGAGAAGGGGCCCCAATGTGTTTATGTCAGT ctgttgctgcaggcgGGGTGGGCGTTGGGCGTCGGGCAGGTGCGGTACTCGGTGCCGGAGGAAGCGAAGGCCGGGACGGTGGTGGGCCGGCTGGCGCAGGACCTGGGCCTGGAGGCGGGCGAGGCGGAGGCTTGGCGGCTGCGGCTGGTGGCGCAGGGCCGGCGGGCGAGCGTGGAGGTgagcggggcgagcggggcgcTGGTGGTGAGCTCGCGGCTGGACCGGGAGGAGCTGTGCGGGAAGAGCGCGCCGTGCGCCCTgcggctggaggtgctggtggagcGGCCGCTGCGCGTCTTCCACGTGGAGCTGGAGGTCACCGACATCAACGACAACGCCCCGCTCTTCCCCG GCCGGAAAAACCTCACTTTACCGGAGAACTCCCCTCCCGGCTCTCGGTTCCCGCTGGAGGGCGCGTCGGATGCAGACATCGGAGCCAACGCGCAGCTCTCCTATACACTCAGCCCCAGCGAGCATTTCAGAGTAGAGGAAGAAAACTCGCGCAGTAAATCCCTGTTTCTGGTGCTCGCGAAATCTCTGGACCGCGAGACGATGCCTGTGCACCGGTTGGTGTTGACGGCGAGTGACGGGGGCCGGCCGTCGCTAACGGGCACGATGGAGCTGGTGATCTCGGTGctggacgtgaacgacaacgcgccccaGTTCAACCAGTCGGTGTACAACGTTGTTTTGCCCGAAAACGCCTTAGAAGGGACGCTGGTAGCTCTGGTGAGCGCAACAGATACGGATTTGGGAATATATGGAGAAGTGATTTACGAAATTGATACTTTTGTTCCTCCCTCGGCCTCAGATGTGTTCAGCATCGATACGAACAGCGGGGAGATCAGACTGACGGGCGCCCTGGACTTTGAGACAGTAGCTTTCTACAACCTACACGTTAAGGCGAAAGATAAAGGGACGCCCCCGCTGTCGGGTCACTGCAGcgtggagctggaggtggtggacgtgaacgacaacgcgccggagGTGTGGGTGACGTCGCtgtcggtgccggtgccggagGACGCGTCGGTGGGGACGGTGGTGGCGCTGCTGAGCGTGTCGGACCGGGACTCGGGGGCGAACGGGCGGGTGCGGTGCGCGGTGTGGCCGCCGGCGCCGTTCGGGCTGGTGGCGAGGTTCGCGGGCTCGTACTCGCTGGTGCTGCGGGAGGCGCTGGACCGGGAGCGGGTGTCGGAGTACGAGGTGGAGGTGCGGGCGGAGGACGGCG CGCCGCCGCTGCGCGGCAGCCGCGGGGTGCGGGTGCCGGTGtcggacgtgaacgacaacgcgccggcgTTCGCGCAGGCCGTGTACACGGTGCTGGCGCGGGAGAAcaacgcggcgggcgcggagctgGCGCGGCTGTGGGCGCGGGACGCGGACGAGGCGGGGAACGGGCGCGTGAGGTACTCGGTGGCGGAGGGCgtgggcgggggcgcgggggcgggcggggggtggCGGGCGGCGTCGAGCTACGTGTCGGTGGACGCGGAGAGCGGGCGCGTGTGGGCGCTGCGTCCGTTGGACTACGAGGAGGTGCAGGTGCTGGAGTTCGAGGTGCGGGCGGTGGACGCGGGGGAGCCGCCGCTGTGCGGCAACGCCACGGTGCAGCTCTTCGTGGTGGAcgagaacgacaacgcgccggcgcTGCTGCCGGCGCCGGGCGTcgggccggggcccggggcgTCGGGCTGGTCGTCGTCGGGTCCGGGCTCGGGGGCGCTGTGGGCGTGGGCGGCGTggggggcgccggcggggcaggTGGTGGCGAAGGTCCGGGCGGTGGACGCGGACTCGGGCTACAACGCGTGGCTGCGCTACGAGCTGTGGGAGCCGCGGGGGAAGGGCCCGTTCCGCGTGGGGCTGTACAGCGGCGAGGTGAGCACGGCGCGGGCGCTGGAGGAGGCGGACGGCCCGCGGCAGAGGCTGGTGATCGTGGTGCGGGACCACGGGGAGCCGGCGCGCTCGGCCACGGCCACGCTGAGCGTGTCGCTGGTGGAGGGCGCCGAGGCGGCGCTGGCGGCCGCGGGCTcctcgtcgtcgtcgtcgtcgtcgggagcggggctgcggccggcggAGGGCGGCGCGGCGTCGGCGTCGGCGACGAACGtgtggctggtggtggccaTCTGCGCAGTGTCGAGCGTGTTCGTGCTGGCGGTGGTGCTGTACGGGGCGTCGCGGTGGTCGCCGCGGGCGG GTGGTGTCGGGCCCGGGCCGGCGACGCTGGTGTGCGCCAGCGAAGTGGGGAGCTGGTCGTACTCGCAGCGCCAGAGCCGGAGCCTGTGCGTGGCGGACGGCGCGGGCAAGAGCGACCTGATGGTTTTCAGCCCCAACttccgccgccgcccggccccgcggcagAGAACGGTTCTGCTGGGAAGGGGCCGTCTCTCTCCCCACTTGCCTCAGGCGTGGTAA